A genome region from Oncorhynchus gorbuscha isolate QuinsamMale2020 ecotype Even-year linkage group LG26, OgorEven_v1.0, whole genome shotgun sequence includes the following:
- the LOC124015739 gene encoding uncharacterized protein LOC124015739 → MERKALLCIFFLLLPLVLVSAVIPVLHSINDLRNTMFGHRFPRHGLMLLHFVSRGLYIDNNNVLIPKFSPERGDWGFHYFNNYEQLFPPLQDQNTQGYYAVGNINTPTAYPLYPYVTRSYYLAPGNIERNMDRLVVRTSPNWPQLEAVYITQHYRRSSEYDPHNTYQVSPALLREIRTIIRCGYNSVQAFLYAAGYDANSRSFTEKCYPTGSTYKVEEAGRMTLNESTAIMKEAVVNDHHTECYAVVLQVKSTESGYARLGWANVPDSLLDVGVMLALFNNNGNNLLSRSLDKRSYGTYDSNQYLNHGLQVKLLSKDGSNVFITGPRYDDADRKVPVGIEGYYDASLQLYTKNGYACARLFISKTFTKWKTDFYNSWVGFYSNHKDASNSYKTYEYAVRFTKQDDTNIKYDIYSYKSSLSIKPGAQARFFLTKTYDNMMAKTTPWER, encoded by the coding sequence ATGGAGAGAAAAGCCTTGCTTTGCATCTTCTTCTTGTTGCTACCACTGGTCTTAGTGTCTGCAGTCATACCTGTCCTTCACTCAATAAATGACCTCAGGAACACCATGTTTGGCCACAGATTCCCTCGTCATGGCCTAATGCTGCTACACTTTGTCTCTAGAGGCCTATACATCGATAACAACAATGTACTCATACCAAAGTTCTCGCCAGAAAGGGGAGACTGGGGCTTCCATTACTTCAATAACTATGAacaactttttccaccactgcaagatcagaacacacagggttacTACGCAGTCGGGAATATCAACACACCAACAGCATACCCACTCTATCCTTATGTCACTCGCAGCTACTACCTTGCCCCaggaaacatagagaggaacatGGACAGGTTAGTTGTCAGAACAAGCCCCAACTGGCCACAGTTAGAGGCAGTCTACATAACACAGCACTATCGAAGAAGCAGTGAGTATGACCCCCATAACACCTACCAAGTCAGCCCCGCCCTCCTGCGGGAGATCAGGACCATCATCCGATGCGGATATAACAGTGTGCAGGCATTTCTGTACGCTGCCGGCTATGACGCAAACTCCAGATCCTTCACAGAGAAATGCTACCCCACTGGTAGCACATACAAGGTTGAAGAAGCAGGCAGAATGACTCTGAATGAGTCCACTGCTATAATGAAAGAGGCAGTGGTGAATGACCACCACACAGAGTGCTATGCTGTTGTGCTCCAGGTGAAATCCACAGAAAGTGGGTACGCCCGGCTCGGATGGGCTAATGTCCCTGACAGCCTACTGGATGTGGGGGTGATGCTGGCACTCTTTAATAACAATGGAAATAATCTCTTATCTCGCTCTCTTGACAAGCGCAGCTACGGAACCTATGACAGCAACCAGTACCTTAACCACGGCCTACAGGTCAAGCTCCTCTCCAAGGACGGGTCAAATGTCTTCATAACCGGGCCTCGGTATGATGACGCAGACAGGAAGGTTCCTGTTGGCATAGAGGGTTATTATGACGCCAGTCTGCAGCTCTACACTAAAAACGGCTATGCTTGCGCTCGCCTGTTCATCAGTAAGACCTTCACCAAATGGAAGACTGATTTCTATAACTCGTGGGTTGGATTCTACTCCAATCACAAAGATGCTAGTAATTCTTACAAAACTTACGAGTACGCTGTCAGATTCACTAAGCAGGATGACACAAACATAAAATATGATATATATTCGTATAAGTCTAGTTTGTCCATTAAACCTGGAGCTCAAGCTCGATTCTTCCTCACGAAAACATACGATAACATGATGGCAAAAACTACACCATGGGAAAGGTAA